The following are encoded in a window of Mycobacterium decipiens genomic DNA:
- a CDS encoding class I SAM-dependent methyltransferase, translating to MKLVATITDRPVSGVAYYLLCTLMSPLILIGYIVFVGKAIATGRSGVSRTAQGPLTTRFSAHNFGTRQDWAADRLVWALPGVPRRGLRLAAGPMLLAHRLTGYVPRAFRYPFEGDISPQYEVSARIWFFDAAVDRYLPHVAQFVILGAGFDTRAYRLPSGTPVRVFEVDSLQTQIVKREMLKNAGIDSSEVTFVPADFEKDDWLSCLTAAGFDPAKRTLFLWEGVTMYLDREAIEDTLRKIASTAHGSVVVFDYFTTEPLESRALYWRCGRASTKAAGEPLKFGIDSTPPSRERLAELLRSCGLSLSDQRTLGQDTRTRRAWGGFATATAQKSS from the coding sequence ATGAAGCTCGTCGCAACAATCACGGACCGGCCCGTCTCAGGTGTCGCCTACTACCTTCTCTGCACCCTGATGTCTCCGCTGATCCTGATCGGCTACATCGTGTTCGTGGGCAAGGCCATCGCCACGGGCCGCTCCGGTGTGTCCAGGACGGCACAGGGCCCGCTGACCACCCGGTTCTCCGCGCACAACTTCGGGACAAGGCAGGACTGGGCGGCGGACCGGCTGGTATGGGCACTGCCCGGCGTCCCGCGCCGGGGACTGCGCCTGGCGGCCGGTCCGATGCTGCTTGCGCACCGGCTGACCGGTTACGTGCCGCGGGCGTTCAGATACCCCTTCGAGGGCGACATTTCCCCGCAGTACGAGGTTTCGGCACGCATCTGGTTCTTCGACGCGGCCGTCGACCGATACCTGCCCCACGTCGCGCAGTTTGTCATCCTCGGTGCGGGCTTCGACACGCGCGCCTATCGACTTCCCAGCGGTACGCCGGTGCGTGTGTTCGAGGTCGATTCATTACAAACGCAGATCGTCAAGCGCGAGATGCTCAAGAATGCCGGCATAGATTCCAGCGAGGTGACGTTCGTGCCAGCGGACTTCGAGAAGGACGACTGGCTCAGCTGCCTTACCGCGGCGGGATTCGACCCCGCTAAGCGAACGCTATTCCTGTGGGAGGGCGTGACCATGTACCTCGACCGGGAGGCCATCGAGGACACCTTGCGAAAGATCGCTTCGACGGCGCACGGAAGCGTTGTTGTTTTTGACTACTTCACCACCGAACCCCTTGAGTCGCGTGCGCTGTATTGGCGTTGCGGCAGGGCCTCGACAAAGGCCGCGGGCGAGCCGCTGAAGTTCGGCATCGACAGCACTCCGCCTTCCCGTGAACGGTTGGCCGAGCTGCTCCGATCATGTGGGCTTTCGCTTTCCGATCAGCGCACCCTCGGTCAAGACACGCGGACTCGGCGTGCCTGGGGTGGATTCGCGACCGCGACGGCGCAGAAGTCGTCCTGA